One window from the genome of Micromonospora aurantiaca ATCC 27029 encodes:
- a CDS encoding cytochrome ubiquinol oxidase subunit I — MDALDVARWQFGVTTVYHFLFVPLTIGLSVLVAILQTMWHRTGNERYLKLTKFYGKLFLINFAMGVVTGIVQEFQFGMNWSDYSRFVGDIFGAPLAIEALVAFFLESTFIGLWIFGWDRLPKRLHLAAIWAAAIGTNLSAYFILAANSFMQNPVGFRINPDSGRAELTDFVAVLTNKVALVTFPHTLAGAFLVAGSLMVTVGLWHVMRNRDSADTGAYRFATKLGSWVVLISSALVILTGDIQGKIMTEVQPMKMAAAEGLYTTESPASFSVFTVGSLDGSRELFAVKIPYLLSFLGTGDPNGTVQGINDLQAQYASQYGPGNYAPIIPVTYWSFRFMIGFGLAAAAIALLVLWSQRKGRTPTSKWLLRAGLVMPVLPLLANSFGWIFTEMGRQPWIVFGEMLTRDGVSRSVSLTEVLTSFTAFTLIYAVLAVVEFKLLVRYARAGVPDVTPQSDDDDTDDAERPLAFAY; from the coding sequence GTGGACGCGTTGGACGTCGCCCGCTGGCAGTTCGGTGTCACCACCGTCTACCACTTCTTGTTCGTGCCGTTGACCATCGGCCTGTCCGTGCTGGTGGCGATCCTCCAGACCATGTGGCACCGCACCGGCAACGAGCGGTACCTCAAACTCACCAAGTTCTACGGCAAGCTCTTTCTGATCAACTTCGCGATGGGTGTGGTCACCGGCATCGTGCAGGAGTTCCAGTTCGGCATGAACTGGAGTGACTACTCCCGCTTCGTCGGTGACATCTTCGGCGCGCCGCTGGCCATCGAGGCCCTGGTGGCGTTCTTCCTGGAGTCCACGTTCATCGGCCTGTGGATCTTCGGCTGGGACCGGCTGCCCAAGCGCCTGCACCTGGCCGCGATCTGGGCCGCCGCGATCGGCACCAACCTGTCGGCGTACTTCATCCTCGCCGCCAACTCGTTCATGCAGAACCCGGTCGGGTTCCGGATCAACCCGGACAGTGGCCGGGCCGAGCTGACGGACTTCGTCGCCGTGCTCACCAACAAGGTCGCCCTGGTGACCTTCCCGCACACCCTGGCCGGCGCGTTCCTGGTCGCCGGGTCGCTGATGGTCACCGTCGGCCTGTGGCACGTGATGCGCAACCGCGACAGCGCCGACACCGGCGCATACCGCTTCGCCACCAAGCTCGGCTCCTGGGTCGTCCTGATCTCCTCGGCGCTGGTCATCCTCACCGGCGACATCCAGGGCAAGATCATGACCGAGGTGCAGCCGATGAAGATGGCCGCCGCCGAGGGCCTCTACACCACCGAGAGCCCCGCCTCGTTCTCCGTGTTCACCGTCGGCAGCCTCGACGGCAGCCGCGAGCTGTTCGCCGTCAAGATCCCGTACCTGCTGTCGTTCCTCGGCACCGGCGACCCCAACGGCACCGTGCAGGGCATCAACGACCTGCAGGCCCAGTACGCCAGCCAGTACGGCCCCGGCAACTACGCCCCGATCATCCCGGTCACCTACTGGAGCTTCCGCTTCATGATCGGCTTCGGGCTGGCCGCCGCCGCGATCGCGCTGCTGGTGCTGTGGAGCCAGCGCAAGGGCCGCACCCCGACCAGCAAGTGGCTGCTGCGGGCCGGCCTGGTCATGCCCGTGCTGCCGCTGCTGGCCAACTCCTTCGGCTGGATCTTCACCGAGATGGGCCGCCAGCCGTGGATCGTCTTCGGCGAGATGCTCACCCGCGACGGCGTGTCCCGCAGCGTCTCCCTGACCGAGGTGCTCACCTCGTTCACCGCGTTCACCCTCATCTACGCCGTCCTCGCGGTGGTCGAGTTCAAACTGCTGGTCCGCTACGCCCGCGCCGGCGTACCGGACGTCACCCCCCAGTCCGACGACGACGACACCGACGACGCCGAGCGCCCGCTGGCGTTCGCCTACTGA
- the cydB gene encoding cytochrome d ubiquinol oxidase subunit II codes for MELTTVWFLLVAVLFTGYFILEGFDFGVGMLLPVLGRDDRQRRVLINTIGPVWDGNEVWLITAGGAMFAAFPEWYATLFSGFYLPLLLILLALIARGVAFEYRHKRPEASWKRRWDQAIFWGSAIPAVLWGVAFANIFRGVPLDADHEYVGGLLDLLNPYALLGGLTTLGLFLTHGAVFLALKTTGDIRERAGALAVKLGVGTAVAAVAFLSWSLSIRSSAAAVVLAVGAALALLGGLAAAKVRREGWAFTGTAVAIALAVATLFAALFPNVMPSTLDAAGTLTATNAASTPYTLKIMTWVAVVFTPIVLAYQGWTYWVFRRRIGVQNIPQH; via the coding sequence GTGGAACTGACGACCGTCTGGTTTCTCCTCGTAGCAGTGCTCTTCACCGGCTACTTCATCCTCGAAGGCTTCGACTTCGGCGTCGGGATGCTGCTGCCGGTGCTCGGCCGCGACGACAGGCAGCGCCGCGTCCTGATCAACACCATCGGCCCGGTCTGGGACGGCAACGAGGTGTGGCTGATCACCGCCGGCGGCGCCATGTTCGCCGCCTTCCCCGAGTGGTACGCCACCCTGTTCTCCGGCTTCTACCTGCCGCTGCTGCTCATCCTGCTGGCCCTGATCGCCCGCGGCGTCGCCTTCGAGTACCGCCACAAGCGGCCCGAGGCGTCCTGGAAGCGCCGCTGGGACCAGGCCATCTTCTGGGGCTCGGCGATCCCGGCCGTGCTGTGGGGCGTGGCGTTCGCCAACATCTTCCGCGGCGTGCCGCTGGACGCCGACCACGAGTACGTCGGCGGCCTGCTCGACCTGCTCAACCCGTACGCGCTGCTCGGCGGCCTGACCACGCTGGGGCTGTTCCTCACCCACGGCGCGGTGTTCCTGGCGCTCAAGACCACCGGTGACATCCGGGAGCGCGCCGGTGCCCTCGCCGTGAAGCTCGGTGTCGGCACCGCCGTGGCCGCCGTGGCGTTCCTGAGCTGGTCGCTGAGCATCCGCTCCAGCGCCGCCGCCGTCGTGCTCGCCGTCGGCGCCGCCCTCGCCCTGCTCGGCGGTCTGGCCGCGGCCAAGGTACGCCGGGAGGGCTGGGCGTTCACCGGCACCGCCGTGGCGATCGCGCTGGCCGTGGCGACGCTGTTCGCCGCGCTGTTCCCGAACGTGATGCCGTCCACCCTCGACGCGGCCGGCACGCTCACCGCCACCAACGCCGCGTCCACCCCGTACACCTTGAAGATCATGACCTGGGTCGCTGTGGTGTTCACGCCGATCGTGCTGGCGTACCAAGGTTGGACGTACTGGGTGTTCCGCCGCCGGATCGGGGTACAGAACATTCCGCAACACTGA
- a CDS encoding peroxiredoxin, producing the protein MSDAVGVGDLVEDFTLPDETGTPRRLSEFLAAGPVVLFFYPAAMTRGCTAESCHFRDLAAEFAAVGASRVGISRDPVQRQAEFSRRHGFDYPLLSDVDGEVARAFGVRRRLPLGALSTRRMTFVIGTDRRVLAVVHSELSMNEHADAALRALGG; encoded by the coding sequence ATGAGTGACGCGGTGGGTGTCGGTGACCTGGTCGAGGATTTCACGCTGCCGGACGAGACGGGCACGCCACGGCGGCTGTCGGAGTTCCTGGCCGCCGGTCCGGTGGTGCTGTTCTTCTACCCGGCGGCGATGACGCGGGGCTGCACGGCGGAGAGCTGCCACTTCCGGGATCTGGCGGCGGAGTTCGCGGCGGTGGGCGCGTCTCGGGTGGGGATCAGCCGGGATCCGGTGCAGCGGCAGGCGGAGTTCTCCCGCCGGCACGGGTTCGACTATCCGCTGCTGTCCGACGTCGACGGCGAGGTGGCGCGGGCGTTCGGGGTGCGGCGGCGGCTGCCGCTGGGCGCGCTGAGCACCCGGCGGATGACGTTCGTGATCGGCACGGACCGGCGGGTGCTCGCAGTGGTGCACAGCGAGCTGAGCATGAACGAGCACGCCGACGCGGCGCTGCGGGCCCTCGGGGGCTGA
- a CDS encoding YciI family protein: MRYVIMIHSNPEPWGHPTSEYLAAHQELPAEVRDRLNADFEQVMTELHANGELVVGEALADPRTARLYRWRDGAPLATDGPYSEAKEHLAGFFLIDVEDQARADAVAAKFAGPGETVELRPLMWPGGSDQ, encoded by the coding sequence GTGAGGTACGTGATCATGATCCACTCCAACCCGGAGCCGTGGGGCCACCCCACCTCCGAATACCTCGCCGCCCACCAGGAGCTGCCCGCCGAGGTACGCGACCGGCTCAACGCCGACTTCGAGCAGGTGATGACCGAGCTGCACGCCAACGGGGAGCTGGTCGTCGGCGAGGCGCTCGCCGACCCCCGCACCGCCCGGCTCTACCGGTGGCGCGACGGCGCGCCGCTGGCGACCGACGGCCCGTACTCCGAGGCCAAGGAACACCTCGCCGGTTTCTTCCTCATCGACGTCGAAGACCAGGCCCGCGCCGACGCCGTCGCCGCGAAGTTCGCCGGCCCGGGGGAGACCGTCGAGCTGCGGCCCCTGATGTGGCCGGGCGGGTCCGATCAGTAA
- a CDS encoding patatin-like phospholipase family protein gives MGRALVLGGGGVTGVAWELGLLAGLAGHGLRLDEADLVVGTSAGSVVGAQVRSGTPPERLYEAQLRPPRDEVPARLGTGVLLRWAWAGGRGRDAARARARIGAMALSARTPSEQSRRAVIAARLPSPDWPAARLLVTAVDAASGEFVVFDADSGVPLVDAVGASCAVPGVWPPVTVGGRRYVDGGVRSPVNADLAAGCGQVVVLAPTRAAVGPMPRLSAQVAALREAGARVAVVSPDRAARTAIGRNVLDPARRAASARAGFAQADAVADEVAAVWR, from the coding sequence ATGGGGCGCGCGTTGGTGCTGGGTGGCGGCGGGGTGACCGGGGTGGCCTGGGAGCTGGGTCTGCTGGCCGGGCTGGCCGGGCACGGCCTGCGGTTGGACGAGGCGGACCTGGTGGTGGGTACGTCGGCCGGGTCGGTGGTGGGGGCGCAGGTGCGTTCGGGTACGCCGCCGGAGCGGTTGTACGAGGCGCAGCTGCGGCCGCCCCGCGACGAGGTGCCGGCCCGGCTCGGGACGGGCGTGCTGTTGCGCTGGGCGTGGGCCGGTGGGCGGGGCCGGGACGCGGCGCGGGCCCGGGCACGTATCGGCGCGATGGCGTTGTCGGCGCGTACCCCGTCGGAGCAGTCACGGCGGGCGGTGATCGCGGCGCGGCTGCCGTCGCCGGACTGGCCGGCGGCGCGGCTGCTGGTCACCGCCGTGGACGCGGCCTCCGGCGAGTTCGTGGTGTTCGACGCGGACAGCGGGGTGCCGCTGGTGGACGCGGTCGGCGCGAGTTGCGCGGTGCCGGGGGTGTGGCCGCCGGTCACAGTCGGCGGCCGGCGCTACGTCGACGGCGGGGTCCGCTCGCCGGTGAACGCGGACCTGGCGGCCGGGTGCGGGCAGGTGGTGGTCCTGGCGCCGACGCGCGCGGCGGTGGGGCCGATGCCGCGGCTGTCGGCGCAGGTGGCGGCGTTGCGGGAGGCGGGGGCGCGGGTGGCAGTGGTGTCGCCGGACCGGGCGGCGCGGACGGCGATCGGCCGCAACGTGCTGGATCCGGCGCGGCGGGCGGCGTCGGCGCGGGCCGGGTTCGCCCAGGCCGACGCGGTGGCCGACGAGGTGGCCGCGGTGTGGCGCTGA
- a CDS encoding SDR family NAD(P)-dependent oxidoreductase, which yields MTSVTIVTGGGRGIGAATARRLAADGHDLVIGYRTDHTAAESVAADVRAAGRRAVTVAADTTDPDQVRRIFDAADRLGPLTGLVNNAGVTSPIGPFTDLRVDDLREVVDVNLIGYVLCAQQAARRLTRGGAIVNVSSVAATLGSPGEYVHYAAVKAATDTLTVGLAKELAPHGVRVNAVAPGIIRTTIHARSGVPDRPDTAAGRIPMGRAGEPEEVAGAIAYLLGPDASYTTGAVLRVGGGL from the coding sequence TTGACCTCCGTCACCATCGTCACCGGGGGAGGACGCGGCATCGGCGCGGCCACCGCCCGCCGGCTCGCCGCCGACGGCCACGACCTGGTCATCGGCTACCGCACCGACCACACCGCCGCCGAATCCGTGGCTGCCGACGTGCGCGCCGCCGGCCGCCGCGCGGTCACCGTCGCCGCCGACACCACCGACCCCGACCAGGTACGCCGCATCTTCGACGCCGCCGACCGGCTCGGCCCGCTCACCGGCCTGGTCAACAACGCCGGCGTCACCAGCCCGATCGGCCCGTTCACCGACCTGCGCGTCGACGACCTGCGCGAGGTCGTCGACGTCAACCTCATCGGGTACGTGCTGTGCGCCCAGCAGGCGGCCCGGCGGCTCACCCGCGGCGGCGCCATCGTCAACGTCTCCTCCGTGGCCGCGACGCTCGGCTCACCCGGCGAGTACGTGCACTACGCCGCCGTCAAGGCCGCCACCGACACGCTCACCGTCGGGCTGGCCAAGGAACTCGCGCCGCACGGTGTCCGCGTCAACGCCGTCGCCCCCGGGATCATCCGCACCACCATCCACGCCCGCTCCGGCGTGCCCGACCGGCCCGACACCGCCGCGGGCCGGATCCCGATGGGCCGCGCAGGGGAACCCGAGGAGGTCGCCGGCGCGATCGCGTACCTGCTCGGCCCGGACGCCTCGTACACAACGGGCGCGGTCCTGCGCGTCGGCGGCGGTCTCTGA
- a CDS encoding MFS transporter small subunit: protein MNERTGGGQRARLVVSWLVVSALLGYGVVQTLITAAKLFTQ from the coding sequence GTGAACGAGCGGACCGGTGGCGGGCAGCGGGCCCGTCTGGTGGTGTCGTGGCTGGTGGTGTCGGCGCTGCTGGGCTACGGCGTGGTGCAGACGCTGATCACGGCGGCGAAGCTGTTCACCCAGTAG
- a CDS encoding OFA family MFS transporter — protein sequence MLSALDRRHTVAPPGYSRWLIPPAALAIHLCIGQVYATSVYKNSLIAHFDTGQTAIGVIFSIAIVMLGLSAAVAGTWVEANGPRKAMFVSACFWAAGFLVGALGIATGQLWLLYLGYGVLGGIGLGIGYISPVSTLIKWFPDRPGLATGLAIMGFGGGAMVASPLSRQLLSFYDPAYDPANSGSTASGPALVWLFVTLGVGYFVIMMFGVFNVRVPAADWRPAGFDPARVADKPLVTTANVSAANAVRTRSFWLLWVVLFCNVTAGIGILEQASPMIQDFFREGGTSAVSVAAAGGFVGLLSLFNMAGRFVWSSTSDVIGRKPIYMVYLGVGMVLYLLLALVGQTATALFVLLACVILSFYGGGFATVPAYLRDLFGTFEVGAIHGRLLTAWSAAGVAGPLIVNAFLDAQGEPGTLTAAAYRPALFTMVGVLAVGLVANLLVRPVPQRYHEPASGRDETGPGQPVTAERSGS from the coding sequence ATGCTTTCCGCACTCGATCGTCGGCACACCGTCGCGCCGCCGGGGTACAGCCGTTGGCTGATTCCTCCGGCGGCGCTGGCGATCCATCTGTGCATCGGGCAGGTCTACGCCACGAGCGTGTACAAGAACTCCCTGATCGCGCATTTCGACACCGGTCAGACGGCGATCGGGGTGATCTTCAGTATCGCGATCGTGATGCTGGGGTTGTCGGCCGCGGTGGCCGGTACGTGGGTGGAGGCGAACGGGCCGCGTAAGGCGATGTTCGTCTCGGCGTGTTTCTGGGCGGCGGGGTTCCTGGTGGGGGCGCTGGGTATCGCGACCGGGCAGCTGTGGTTGCTGTATCTGGGGTACGGGGTGCTGGGCGGGATCGGTCTGGGGATCGGGTACATCTCCCCCGTCTCCACGTTGATCAAGTGGTTCCCGGACCGGCCGGGTCTGGCGACCGGCTTGGCGATCATGGGGTTCGGTGGCGGGGCGATGGTGGCCTCTCCCCTGTCCCGGCAGCTGCTGTCGTTCTACGACCCGGCCTACGACCCGGCGAACAGCGGTTCCACGGCGTCGGGGCCGGCGCTGGTGTGGTTGTTCGTGACGCTCGGCGTCGGCTACTTCGTGATCATGATGTTCGGGGTGTTCAACGTGCGGGTGCCGGCGGCGGACTGGCGGCCGGCCGGGTTCGACCCGGCTCGGGTGGCGGACAAGCCGCTGGTGACGACAGCGAACGTGTCGGCGGCCAACGCGGTCAGGACGCGGTCGTTCTGGCTGCTGTGGGTGGTGCTGTTCTGCAACGTGACGGCGGGTATCGGGATCCTGGAGCAGGCCAGCCCGATGATCCAGGACTTCTTCCGCGAGGGTGGCACGTCGGCGGTGTCGGTGGCGGCGGCCGGCGGGTTCGTGGGGCTGTTGTCGCTGTTCAACATGGCGGGCCGGTTCGTGTGGTCGTCCACGTCGGATGTGATCGGCCGCAAGCCGATCTACATGGTGTACCTGGGTGTGGGCATGGTGCTGTACCTGCTGCTGGCGCTGGTGGGGCAGACCGCGACGGCGTTGTTCGTGCTGCTGGCGTGCGTGATCCTGTCGTTCTACGGCGGCGGGTTCGCCACCGTGCCGGCGTACCTGCGGGACCTGTTCGGCACGTTCGAGGTGGGCGCGATCCACGGCCGGCTGCTGACCGCGTGGTCGGCGGCGGGCGTGGCCGGGCCGCTGATCGTCAACGCGTTCCTCGACGCGCAGGGCGAGCCGGGCACGTTGACCGCGGCGGCGTACCGGCCGGCGCTGTTCACGATGGTCGGCGTGCTGGCGGTGGGTCTGGTGGCGAACCTGCTGGTGCGGCCGGTGCCGCAGCGTTACCACGAGCCCGCGTCCGGGCGGGACGAGACGGGACCGGGGCAGCCGGTGACGGCGGAGAGGAGCGGATCGTGA
- the pdxY gene encoding pyridoxal kinase PdxY produces MKILSIQSSVAYGHVGNSAAVFPLQRLRHEVWPVLTVHFSNHTGYGAWRGPLLAPTDVADVIAGIEDRGVLGTADAVLSGYQGDPAVGAVILDAVARVKAANPAALYCCDPVMGDVGRGMFVRPGIPEYLRDTVVPRADIVTPNQFELEFLAGRTTDTVDDLLAAVDTVRATGPRHVLVTSVLHGDLPAGHLEVVAVSDDGAWAVTTPLLPIAPNGGGDVTAALYLAHLATTGSPKTALERTTNSIYAVLEATLEAGTRELQLVAAQDAIADPPTRFTARRLR; encoded by the coding sequence GTGAAGATCCTGTCCATCCAGTCGTCGGTCGCCTACGGCCACGTCGGCAACTCCGCCGCCGTGTTCCCGCTGCAACGCCTCCGCCACGAGGTCTGGCCGGTCCTGACCGTGCACTTCTCCAACCACACCGGCTACGGCGCCTGGCGCGGCCCTCTGCTCGCCCCCACCGACGTCGCCGACGTCATCGCCGGCATCGAGGACCGCGGCGTGCTCGGCACCGCCGACGCCGTCCTCTCCGGCTACCAGGGCGACCCCGCCGTCGGCGCCGTCATCCTCGACGCCGTCGCCCGCGTCAAGGCCGCCAACCCGGCCGCCCTCTACTGCTGCGACCCGGTCATGGGCGACGTCGGCCGCGGCATGTTCGTCCGCCCCGGCATCCCCGAATACCTCCGCGACACAGTCGTCCCGCGCGCCGACATCGTCACCCCCAACCAGTTCGAGCTGGAATTCCTCGCCGGCCGCACCACCGACACCGTCGACGACCTGCTCGCCGCCGTCGACACCGTCCGCGCCACCGGCCCCCGGCACGTCCTGGTCACCAGCGTCCTGCACGGCGACCTGCCCGCCGGCCACCTGGAAGTCGTCGCCGTCTCCGACGACGGCGCCTGGGCCGTCACCACCCCGCTGCTGCCGATCGCCCCCAACGGCGGCGGCGACGTCACCGCCGCCCTCTACCTCGCCCACCTCGCCACCACCGGCTCACCGAAGACCGCACTGGAACGCACCACCAACTCGATCTACGCGGTACTCGAGGCGACCCTCGAAGCCGGTACCCGCGAACTGCAACTCGTCGCCGCCCAGGACGCCATCGCCGACCCACCCACCCGCTTCACCGCCCGCCGGCTGCGCTGA
- a CDS encoding helix-turn-helix transcriptional regulator has product MPPHPATDDPAFAQRLRDLTRLRRVRDRIDREYAKPLDVEALARGEHMSAGHLSRQFRQTYGESPYAYLMTRRIERAMALLRRGDLSVTDVCFAVGCQSLGTFSTRFTELVGEPPSAYRARHAPDTAEPPPCLTKQATRPIRNREARTGRPPLA; this is encoded by the coding sequence GTGCCACCGCACCCGGCAACCGACGACCCCGCGTTCGCCCAACGGCTGCGCGACCTCACCCGGCTGCGCCGCGTCCGCGACCGCATCGACCGCGAATACGCCAAACCCCTCGACGTCGAAGCCCTCGCCCGCGGCGAACACATGTCCGCCGGCCACCTCAGCCGGCAGTTCCGCCAGACCTACGGCGAATCCCCGTACGCGTACCTCATGACCCGCCGCATCGAACGCGCCATGGCCCTGCTGCGCCGCGGCGACCTCAGCGTCACCGACGTCTGCTTCGCCGTCGGCTGCCAGTCCCTGGGCACCTTCAGCACCCGCTTCACCGAACTCGTCGGCGAACCACCCAGCGCCTACCGCGCCCGCCACGCACCCGACACCGCCGAACCACCCCCGTGCCTGACCAAACAGGCGACCCGACCGATCAGGAATCGAGAAGCCCGCACCGGCCGACCACCACTAGCGTGA
- a CDS encoding VOC family protein has translation MTITIHYAFLPHTDADAALAFYRDTLGFELRNDVGYNNMRWLTVGPPNQPETGIVLHPPAADPGITDDERRTILELIAKGSYGALTLATDDLDGLFDRLQASGADVVQEPTEQPYGVRDCAFRDPTGNLIRINERR, from the coding sequence ATGACGATCACCATTCACTACGCCTTCCTGCCCCACACCGACGCCGACGCCGCCCTCGCCTTCTACCGCGACACCCTCGGCTTCGAACTGCGCAACGACGTCGGCTACAACAACATGCGCTGGCTCACCGTCGGCCCACCCAACCAGCCCGAGACCGGCATCGTCCTGCACCCGCCGGCCGCCGACCCCGGCATCACCGACGACGAACGCCGCACCATCCTCGAACTCATCGCCAAGGGCAGCTACGGCGCGCTCACCCTCGCCACCGACGACCTCGACGGCCTGTTCGACCGCCTCCAGGCCTCCGGCGCCGACGTCGTCCAGGAACCCACCGAACAGCCCTACGGCGTCCGCGACTGCGCCTTCCGCGACCCCACCGGCAACCTCATCCGCATCAACGAGCGGCGCTGA
- a CDS encoding pyridoxamine 5'-phosphate oxidase family protein, whose amino-acid sequence MTDAPRTRARRRNDTTHRLENDVDCWVATAEPDGTPYLVPLSFDWDGHTLLVATPADSPTGRNLAGGRARVGLGPTRDVTMIDGDVETLALDALPTGRGDRFATRTGFDPRTLTTPYRWYRITPHRIQAWREADELPGRTLMRDGRWLD is encoded by the coding sequence ATGACCGACGCACCCCGCACCCGCGCCCGCCGCCGCAACGACACCACCCACCGCCTCGAAAACGACGTCGACTGCTGGGTCGCCACCGCCGAACCCGACGGCACCCCGTACCTCGTGCCCCTGTCCTTCGACTGGGACGGCCACACACTGCTCGTCGCCACCCCGGCCGACAGCCCCACCGGCCGCAACCTCGCCGGCGGCCGCGCCCGCGTCGGCCTCGGCCCCACCCGCGACGTCACCATGATCGACGGCGATGTCGAAACCCTCGCCCTCGACGCCCTGCCCACCGGCCGAGGCGACCGCTTCGCCACCCGAACCGGCTTCGACCCCCGTACCCTGACCACGCCCTACCGCTGGTACCGCATCACGCCACACCGCATACAAGCCTGGCGCGAAGCCGACGAGCTACCCGGCCGCACCCTGATGCGCGACGGCCGCTGGCTCGACTGA